In Brevibacillus brevis NBRC 100599, a single genomic region encodes these proteins:
- a CDS encoding carbohydrate kinase, whose translation MEKDMQILHHIRQNPFITQQELADLIGISRSAVAGYIAQLTKRGEIKGRAYVLRDEGMIACIGGANLDRKARGKQQVRLHSSNPVTIMESCGGVARNIAENLGRLGCNTSLITSVGEDKEGEWLLQETKKHGVHISQVWRLPTQRTGTYTALLDIDGEMVVSLANMDIYDALTPEMFAEKWSHIAAAHVVFIDTNIPADCLAYIIERCREENILLFVDPVSSIKAKKLPQQLDGVEAILPNREEAELMAGMKITTIEECAEACRKIREQGVKHVIVTLGEEGIYYQSEDVEEHMLPYPTEVVDVTGAGDAFASGLLYGIVNGESFQRACRLGLAASALTLQTEQSVSPLLKAEQLELAVEQFEKER comes from the coding sequence GTGGAAAAAGACATGCAGATCCTTCATCATATCCGGCAAAATCCTTTTATCACGCAACAGGAGCTGGCTGATCTGATTGGCATCTCACGTTCAGCGGTAGCTGGCTACATCGCACAGTTGACCAAACGCGGGGAAATCAAAGGACGGGCTTATGTACTTCGTGATGAAGGAATGATTGCTTGTATCGGTGGGGCCAACCTGGACCGCAAAGCACGCGGCAAGCAACAGGTGCGTCTACACTCATCCAATCCCGTAACGATTATGGAATCGTGTGGAGGGGTGGCACGGAATATCGCGGAGAACCTCGGTCGTCTTGGCTGCAATACGTCCCTCATCACCAGCGTTGGCGAGGACAAAGAAGGCGAGTGGCTCTTGCAGGAGACGAAAAAGCACGGGGTGCACATCAGCCAAGTGTGGCGACTGCCTACACAGCGTACGGGAACGTATACGGCGCTTCTCGATATTGACGGCGAGATGGTTGTTTCTTTGGCGAACATGGATATTTACGATGCTCTCACACCGGAGATGTTCGCAGAAAAATGGTCGCACATTGCAGCAGCCCACGTGGTTTTCATCGATACAAACATTCCGGCGGACTGCTTGGCCTACATCATCGAACGTTGCCGGGAGGAAAACATCCTGCTCTTCGTTGACCCGGTCTCTTCCATTAAAGCAAAGAAGCTCCCACAGCAATTGGACGGAGTAGAGGCGATTTTGCCGAATCGCGAGGAAGCCGAGCTGATGGCTGGCATGAAGATCACGACGATCGAAGAATGCGCCGAGGCTTGCCGCAAGATCAGGGAACAAGGCGTCAAGCACGTCATCGTGACCTTGGGAGAAGAAGGCATTTACTATCAATCCGAGGACGTTGAGGAGCATATGCTTCCATATCCAACAGAAGTAGTAGATGTTACAGGTGCGGGAGATGCGTTCGCGTCGGGACTCTTGTATGGCATTGTAAACGGAGAGTCTTTCCAGAGAGCGTGTCGCCTTGGATTGGCAGCATCCGCTTTGACATTGCAAACAGAGCAGTCCGTATCTCCTCTATTAAAAGCAGAACAATTGGAACTGGCCGTAGAACAATTCGAAAAGGAGCGATAA
- a CDS encoding pseudouridine-5'-phosphate glycosidase: protein MKQYLTFTEEVRHALENNLPVVALETTIISHGMPYPQNIEMAKEVEQIIRDNGAVPATIGIMDGKIKIGLTDSELEEFATNKNVAKVSRRDFAYILASGKIGATTVAATMIAAEMAGIHMFATGGIGGVHREGEITWDVSADLTELAQTDVAVVCAGAKSILDIGRTLEYLETQGVPVVGYRTDEFPSFFARKSGFGVDMRIDTPEEVGKMMNTKWDLGLKGGMIIANPVPESDALNHEEIEAVIQKALAEAKENNIAGKQVTPFMLDKVKKLTEGKSLATNIALVKHNAEVAAKIAVAYQKEANQGK, encoded by the coding sequence ATGAAACAATATTTGACCTTTACTGAGGAAGTACGCCACGCACTGGAGAACAACCTGCCGGTAGTTGCGCTGGAGACAACGATCATTTCGCACGGTATGCCGTATCCGCAAAACATCGAAATGGCGAAAGAAGTAGAGCAAATCATTCGCGACAATGGTGCTGTACCAGCTACGATCGGGATCATGGACGGCAAAATCAAAATCGGTTTGACTGACAGCGAGCTGGAAGAGTTTGCGACGAACAAAAATGTAGCAAAAGTAAGCCGTCGCGACTTCGCATATATTTTAGCTAGTGGTAAAATCGGTGCGACTACAGTAGCCGCTACCATGATCGCAGCTGAGATGGCTGGTATCCACATGTTTGCAACTGGCGGTATCGGTGGGGTACACCGTGAAGGCGAAATCACTTGGGACGTATCTGCTGACCTGACTGAGTTGGCACAAACAGATGTAGCTGTAGTATGCGCAGGTGCGAAATCGATCCTCGATATCGGCCGCACACTCGAATATTTGGAAACGCAAGGTGTACCAGTTGTGGGCTACCGCACGGATGAATTCCCTTCCTTCTTCGCTCGCAAAAGCGGATTTGGCGTAGACATGCGTATCGATACACCAGAAGAAGTCGGTAAGATGATGAACACCAAATGGGATCTGGGGCTCAAAGGCGGTATGATTATCGCGAATCCAGTACCAGAATCTGATGCACTCAACCACGAGGAAATCGAGGCTGTGATCCAAAAGGCACTGGCAGAAGCAAAAGAAAACAACATTGCAGGGAAACAGGTAACGCCATTCATGCTCGATAAAGTGAAAAAGCTGACAGAAGGCAAGAGCTTGGCAACAAATATCGCGCTGGTGAAACACAATGCTGAAGTAGCTGCGAAAATCGCGGTAGCTTATCAGAAAGAAGCGAATCAAGGTAAATAA
- a CDS encoding VanZ family protein: MMETKSRQIILVGTICYTILILFFMFFAFNRLDGATSVDGYTFILAPEGVPLTFPELTYSWIVDFGNVAAFIPFGILFPLLYRVRFGKFISLFVLAIFVLETVQALTYLGSFDVNDVISNTIGAAIGYVAYRVGFSSNLSYKKLMASALTIVVLVFGVMVVSEILQKREGPVQSLTVMKEMTGTTPITENFPSFSVAGERIEPKMNVYSSEGESTKTYNYILGNQKNVWLSFYFGIPDNGGSKGEAKIIVDGQELAQLNEQSYQGAEALREMPFNEVNEITIIVSGNAKLWDVGIRGMQHWWE, encoded by the coding sequence ATGATGGAAACGAAATCACGGCAAATTATCTTAGTTGGGACCATATGCTATACAATTTTAATTTTATTTTTTATGTTCTTTGCGTTTAACAGACTCGACGGTGCAACAAGTGTAGATGGATACACCTTTATCCTTGCTCCAGAAGGAGTACCACTTACATTTCCAGAACTAACTTATTCATGGATTGTTGATTTCGGAAACGTTGCTGCTTTTATCCCTTTTGGAATATTATTTCCCCTGTTGTATCGTGTAAGATTTGGGAAGTTCATATCCTTGTTTGTCTTAGCGATTTTCGTTCTAGAAACAGTTCAGGCCTTAACCTATCTTGGTAGCTTTGATGTAAATGATGTGATATCCAATACAATAGGTGCAGCGATTGGTTATGTTGCCTATCGAGTTGGATTTTCTTCAAACCTTTCTTATAAAAAGCTCATGGCTTCGGCTCTAACTATTGTTGTACTTGTATTTGGAGTCATGGTTGTCTCTGAAATCCTCCAAAAAAGAGAAGGCCCCGTTCAATCATTAACGGTTATGAAAGAAATGACAGGAACTACACCTATAACTGAGAATTTCCCAAGCTTTTCGGTAGCAGGTGAGCGAATAGAGCCGAAAATGAACGTGTATAGCAGTGAAGGGGAATCAACCAAAACATACAACTATATTCTGGGGAACCAAAAAAATGTCTGGCTTTCTTTCTATTTCGGCATTCCCGACAATGGGGGCTCAAAGGGTGAAGCCAAAATCATCGTAGATGGACAAGAACTAGCTCAGTTAAACGAACAATCCTATCAAGGGGCAGAAGCTTTAAGGGAGATGCCTTTTAACGAGGTAAACGAAATTACCATTATCGTTTCCGGAAACGCTAAGCTGTGGGATGTTGGAATCCGTGGAATGCAACATTGGTGGGAGTAA